In Syngnathus scovelli strain Florida chromosome 12, RoL_Ssco_1.2, whole genome shotgun sequence, the genomic window AACAGGGGACAATGGTTCTTCTACAAAGAGGTATTCAAACAAGGGATGACCTAAAAAAACAGGTATTGTATGCTGTTATGTAAAGAAAATCTAATAACATTATGCATTGTAAGTAACAGGTTTATTTTCCTAAATTCATTGTTTAACATTATTattgtaaaatatataaaatcatGTATTTTACCATTCATTCTTGTATTAAAAATTTAGTCTCGTATTACTGCTGTACTTTTTTATGTAATTTGATCTTGTCGCTATGACAGCAGTTGTTAAAGTAACAGGCTCCCTTCAACTTCAATTTTATGCACTTGTACACAAAAAGAGCTTTATGCAAATAAATCCTCAGCTTAATGTGACTCGTATCGTCTTCAGGCATTGGTAGTGGAGTTAAAATTGTAATTAATGGTGGCATAAACATTTCATGCTAGTCTGGTGGTGCTTTTGGCCCCAAGGTACATAACAAATGTATGCACTCCTTATCACAGTTTGCTTACCACAGTGAAGGATATTTTAGGTTTAGGTAACAATTCCTATTGACTGCCATTTCTTTTTGACTCCTCTAATTTTTGGTGATCCATGATCTTTATATTTTTCTCGGCATTTCCAACGTTCCTCAGCAGCATCTCCAGCCTCCTCTTGATTTTTTTCTGGTCCTCCAGAGCACAACCGATCACAATGGCCTGAAACTTCTCGTCGATGGGCACGGGCGGCACGTCCGTCAGGCAGGCCGAGTGCAAAGCGAGGAGCCGCTGCCTCGATTCAGCCATGTTGTCCAGCAGCTTCTTCACGATTTCGTCAATGATGGACGTGGCCTTGCGCAGAGCCTCCTCTTGCTGGCTGTTTCTGATGGTGCCCACGTTGATCTCAACTGACAATGTGCGGCCCATTAATCGgtctgcagtcaaagtcaactcTTCTTTCTCTCCTGAAAAAACAATCATGTGTCAGAATTGACAGGAAGGGGTTAGAATGCATTGAGAAATGCATATGCAAATTTAGTTCTTGGAACCTGCCATGTTTCATATCAGTGAACTTTAGAAAGCATAAATAGCTgggtttttaatttttattattatttattttttaacaccAGACCACTTATTTGTACACAAATGAAAATAGAACAATCAAACACAAGTGTCCAAAAAGTGGAAGTCAAGAATGAGCTCACCGGCACTGATGTTATGCATTTCTTGACTATTCTGTAAGGTTTGGATCATTTCCAGGATGCACTCCCTTTCCTGCTCCATGGCGGAGGCTGTTTCGCGTAAAGTCTCCACCCTGTCACACATACGCACCCACGCACACAGATTTTGCAAAGAGATGAATCAGCACCACAATGAAGCACACATTTACAAGATAGTAATAATTAACATTCGGGGGAAAAGCGCCATTTATTTTATCCAAAATGTGCCCACGCGTCCCCGAGGTGCGGAGCCCCCGAGGTCCGGAGCCCACTTGTTACCTTATCTCCAACTGATCCAAATTCGACAAAAGCTGTCCGGCTCGGTCCGCCATGGACATAGTTCTGTTGAACTTGCCGCTAGATGCATCGTTGAGTTTCGCTTGTATTTTGGCTTGGGCCATGGCGTTGGGTGGCCGAATGTGTAAAATAATCTGAATGTTTTTCAAAGTGGTCTGTCCTGCAAGGGGTGCACCGAATACAGTGTGATCTGTCTGATCAGTACGCTGGTGTAGTTGAACGCCCCGGGGAACATTGCCAAACATGGATATGGACTTCCTCTGCTTGACCTTGCCGGAGTTTCCCGAAGAGTCCCGAATAGACGAAGCCGATATCGAGACCCCAAGGGATCGCGTTACAAAGTTTTATTGTTGTAATATTCTTTTTTAGCTATGATATTATTTACTActactcctaaaaaaaaaagcaacaatacCAACGCTATCCCTTTGAGTGATTTTCCAAGTAACCTCCCAACTAAAAATTGTGTACAGCTACAAACACTGTGTTTCACTGTTTTACTGATTAATAGGTGGTAAAACGCAATACTAAAAGCCAAAGGCTATTCTTAACACAAAACCATCTGTCAAATATCTGCAAGAAAGAAACTTTACAAAAAAAGTCAGGAAAAGTCTGCAAGAACATCAGAAATTTATTTGAAGAGGCACACCGCATTACAAATTATGTTTCTCTGATTCTAAGTGAAACTATACTTAACATAAATTTCAAAActaatttaaatgtttttctttaaaaaaaaaaacagaacacaagtttttttttcaaaaacaaaacatacaagCAAAAGTGTGGATCAGTGTGTGTTATGCCTTTAAAAGTTCAAGCATTCTTTTAAACATCAAGCTGCTCTCTCTGAAACAACAAATCATAACTGAGTAACGTTATGTTGTTCCTCGTGCAAAACCCTCTGATTAATGAACAATGCGTCGTCTCCTCAGAAGTCCAGCAGGCTTCTTTGAAGAGCCTCTTGTAACTctgtaaaataatttaaaagcaGGCAGCCTTAGTGTTAGTGACAAACATGTTTTAACATACTGTGTGGATCTCATCCGTGGTCTCAATTATGTACCTGCCGACTCTTGATCTTCTGCGCTCAAAGCCATTTCGTGTTTCACTTTTACATCAGATGTATCTGTGGtgaaaaacaatacaataaatTCAACCATAGTATCTCCCATCCATGTTCTTATCCTCCCTTGGTTGTATGCTTCTTGTTAATTTGTattatgtaaaaatgtaaacaaagaagTCGCATACCATTTAGCTGTGCTTTGACCTCAACATTTTTCAGTGTTGGTGGTTTTGTGGCATCTTTCCTGTACGTCCTTGAGCTCACGCATGGCGCCAACGCACAGTGCTGGGAATGATAGTGATTATGGAACTCCGGAACATCCCCAAAGCATTGCCTGCAAGTTTGGCATTCTACTTCAAAGGTTTTGTCCAAGTTCAATGCAGGATGGATGGTGTTGACATGAGTCTTGATCTGAACATAGGAGTGCACGCGAAGTGCGCAAGGACCACACATGTACTGACAGAGCCCTTCAGAGGCCAGTGTCTTCATGCAGCGGGTGTAGGTGACATTCAGTCCATCTCTGCTCTTCTCAGAGTTCATGCAGGGACATGGTTCCAGAGGTGTGCTACTCCCAGCGGGCTGAACAATCTCGTCGTTGCCTATACAGTAGAAGTCGTTACTGTGCAGGCTTTCATAGTGGCGCAGGAACTCTCCTTCGGACTCAAACTGCTTGCTGTTGCAGAGGCCGCAGAAGTAGGCGCTCTTCATCTGCCCGTCGTGCTCGTTGGCGCAATGTCGCTTCACGGTGGATGCCTTGAAGAACTTCTGCGGac contains:
- the bag2 gene encoding BAG family molecular chaperone regulator 2 translates to MAQAKIQAKLNDASSGKFNRTMSMADRAGQLLSNLDQLEIRVETLRETASAMEQERECILEMIQTLQNSQEMHNISAGEKEELTLTADRLMGRTLSVEINVGTIRNSQQEEALRKATSIIDEIVKKLLDNMAESRQRLLALHSACLTDVPPVPIDEKFQAIVIGCALEDQKKIKRRLEMLLRNVGNAEKNIKIMDHQKLEESKRNGSQ